CGGCAGGGACTATTCAAGCGCAGAACCTGCAACTGCACTTCGATCCCCGTCATTCATTGTATGGAGATAAGATAGGTGCTCCTGTCAATTATCTTACCGCTACCTTTGAGATGTTTAAACCCGACCAGTGGGGAAGTACTTTCATGTTCGTGGATTTCGATTTCAATTTCGATAAACGTAATCCCGGACTTGCTTATGCTGAGATAGCCCGCGAATTTAAGATTGGTGATTTTCCTTTACTGCCCCATATTGAATACAATGGTGGATTGGGATTAGTAAGAGGGTCGGATGGCGTTGGTTTTTCCATTCCAAGTTCTTATCTGGGTGGATTTGGTTATCCGTTCCAACTGGGTAATTTTTTCATGAGTACTTACGTGGCTTATAAACTGAATGCTTTCCAGGAGTTAAGCCATGATGCGCAGTGGACACTTACATGGAACTCTACCCTTGCCGGAGGTAAGCTTTCACTGGCCGGTTTCCTGGATATCTGGAGTGAAAACAAGAACCGTACCGGAGAAGGGGACGAAAAGGGCAAGAAGATGGTTCTGTTGAGTGAACCCCAGATATGGTACAATATTACACCCCAATTTGCTATTGGAAGCGAGGTGGAGGTGAGTTATAATTTCGTTATCGGGGCAAATAGCTTTTATGCTATCCCTACGATAGCGACCAAGTGGAATTTTTAATCTAAATCCCATAAAATCATGCTGGAAAAATTATTCAAACTGAAACAAAATAAAACCACTGTACGCACGGAACTCGTGGCGGGAGTCATTACTTTCCTTACCATGTCTTATATCCTGGTAGTAAATCCAAATATTCTGGGAGCAACCGGGATGGACAGGGAAGCCCTTTTTACCGCGACGGCATTTGCTACTCTACTGGGTACACTCTTTATGGCATTTATCCCTAATTTGCCGATTGCACAGGCACCCGGTATGGGGTTGAACTCCTTTTTCGCTTTTTCTGTAGTGATAGGACTGGGTTATTCCTGGCAAATGGCGTTGACGGCTGTTTTCATTCAGGGGATCATCTTCGTGCTTCTCACCTTCTTCAATATCCGTGAACTGATCGTGAAAAGTATCCCTAACACCATTAAAAATGCCATTCCTGTGGGTATTGGCCTCTTTATTACGCTTCTAGGCTTGCAGAATGCGGGGTTGATCGTGAAAGATGAAAATACGATGGTCACCCTGGGTGCCATGTCTAATCCTCACGTATGGGTAGCTTTGTTAGGACTTATCCTCACTGCGGTACTCTTTTACAAAAAGGTGCATGGTGCTTTCCTGATCGGTATTGCTACAGCCACCATCTTCGCCATTACTTTGGGAGAAGTGCCTATGCCGGAAGGTAGCCTGATAGCTCTTCCACCCGATATCTCACCCATTTTTGTGCAATTTGAATGGACAAATATTTTTACATTTGATATGCTGATTGTGGTATTCACCTTCCTTTTCGTGAACATGTTTGATACCATAGGCACTCTGTTGGGGGTGACCTCGAAAATAGGTATTACCGATGAGAACGGTGACTTCCCCCAATTGAAACGTGCGCTCTTTGCCGATGCATTGGGTACCACCTTCGGCGCTATATTGGGAACCAGCACGGTGACCTCTTATGTGGAAAGTGCCTCAGGAGTAGCTGTGGGAGGCCGTACCGGATTGACCGCCCTTTCCACTGCGGCCATGTTCGCCCTGGCGCTGTTCTTTGCGCCCCTCTTCCTGATGGTTCCGGCTTCGGCTACAGCTCCTGCATTGATCCTGGTCGGATTATTTATGATCACTTCCGTAGTGAAGATCAATTTCGAGGATATGACTGAGGCGTTACCCGCATTCCTCACCATCGTGATGATGCCGTTCGCTTTTAGTATTGCCCAGGGAATTGTCTTCGGTATGCTCTCTTTTGTCATCCTGAAAACATTGAGCGGGAAGTTGAAGCACATATCGATCACCATGTGGGTGATTTTCGTGCTCTTTATCGTGAAGATGGTACTCGATGCAATGGATATGGTGTAAATAGGGCAGTCCGCACAATCGCTTGTATATGTCGGCTGAAATGACTATTTTTGCGCTCTAAATCAATATAAAATCATAACAATTAATATTTTATGGCAACAACTGCTGATTTCAGGAACGGAATGTGCATCGATCTGGAGGGCCAGTACTATTTCATCGTGGAGTTTCTTCATGTGAAGCCGGGTAAAGGTGCTGCTTTTGTCCGTACTAAACTGAGGAATGTGACTACGGGCCGTATCCTCGAAAAAACATTCAACTCGGGAGTAAAAGTAGATGAGGTACGTATTGAACGTCGTCCTTTCCAGTATCTTTACCGCGATGATATGGGATATAATTTCATGAATACTGAAACTTTTGAACAGATACCTATTCCCGAAGAGCAGATCGAAGGGGTGAAATTCCTGAAAGAAGGCGATGTGGTGGAAGTACAGATCCATGCCGAAAGTGGGACTATCCTTACGGCGGAGATGCCTGCACATGTGGTGCTTGAGGTGACTTATACCGAGCCGGGCATCAAAGGCGATACCGCTACTAACACGCTGAAACCCGCTACTGTGGAAACAGGAGCAGAAGTACGTGTGCCTCTCTTTATTAATACAGGAGAAAAGATCAAGGTAGATACCCGTGATGGTTCATACGTTGAGCGTATCAGAGGGTAGTTGTATATAGCTTCAGGCTTATGGATTTCTGCTATACATTCGATTTTCTTGCCCGGTTGCAGATAAATAACGACCGCAACTGGTTCCATGAGCATAAATTCGAGTATGATCAAATCCGGGCCGATTTTGAAAACTTTATTAACAGGCTCATTGTGCCGCTTGCTCAACTCGATCCGGATATCGGATCGGTTACGGCCAATGAGTCTGTTTTTCGTATTTATCGCGATACCCGTTTCTCTCACGATAAAACACCTTATAAAACCCATCTCAGTGCCTTTATAGCAAACGGGGGAAAGAAAACCCGGTTTGCAGGCTACTATATCCATATTCAACCGGACGAATCATTCTTTGCCGGTGGTATTTATAGTCCCGACCCGGCTGCTTTGGAATCCATCAGAAACGAAATTTATCATCAGCCTGAGGAGATACGGAGTATTCTTGATAATCGGAAGTTCAAAAAAACTTTCCCCGAACTGTCTGCTGAAGATAGGCTTAAAAATCCTCCAAAGGGTTATCCGAAAGATTTCAAGGAAATCGAACTATTGAAAAATAAACACTTTATTACCCATTATCCTCTTGAAAATGAGTTTTTCCAACAAGAAGGGGTGATCCACCGGCTTGTGGAACTCTGCAAAATACAATATCCCCTTAATGCGTTTTTGAACAGGGCTGTGAAAGGTTGATAATTCTTGAAATGATTTTCTGTACTGGCTTTTATGCTGTAACAACATTGTTTGTAACAAAGCTGTTTGTAATTTTGGGTATAATATATATTGTTTGATAATCTGAATAATATGCAAATCATTCTTTCACCTGCCAAATTGATGGACTTTTCCGGTAAAACGGGAGGCATAAAACCCTCAAAACCGTTATTCCCGGAAAGAACCAAAGAATTGATAGCTGTATGCCGGCGACTGTCGGAAAGGGAGATTGCAACGGAAATGGAGATCAACGCCAAAATGGCGCATGAAGTATATGAATATTTCCAGACGTTTGATCTCCGGTCTACTCCGAAACAATCGGCCGCACTCGCGTATAACGGTATTGCTTATAAGGGTTTGAATGCCCATGATTTTTCTGCGGAAGATTTCGATTTCGCGCAGCGGCATCTCAATATCATCTCCGGATTATACGGTATTGTCCGTCCGCTGGATGCAATTAAACCTTACCGGCTCGAGATGCAGCGGAAAATTGTGCCGCAAGGATATAAGACACTCTACGATTTCTGGGGAGATACGGTCAATGATCATCTCTCTAAAAAACTCCGGAAAGGAGATAAAACCATCATCAATGTAGCATCCAAAGAGTACGCCAAGGTAGTCAGGAAAAACAAGTTGCCGAAAGGGACGAAAATCATTGATATCCAGTTTCTGCAGCAGGAAAATGACACATTGAAGCAGATTGTGGTGCATTCCAAGAAAGCACGCGGTTTGATGTCCCGTTTTATCATTAAAAACAGGTTGATTGATCCGGAGGAGGTGAAGGGTTTCGATTATGAGGGATATTTTTTCTATCCGGCCCTTTCGAAAGAGGATACCTGGGTGTTTGTGAGATAAACTAAAAACTAAAAGTTAATAGTGAGGAACTAATCGGGATTTTCTTTGTATATTTGCTCTGTTTACTCCGGAAATTAGCCGTTATGAGCAAGTTAAGTATCAAGCAATGGGCGGAGGAAGACCGTCCCCGTGAAAAATTACTGCTGAAAGGAGTTTCAGTACTTTCCGATTCGGAACTTCTGGCAATCCTTATCGGCTCGGGCAACGATAAACAAAGTGCTGTGGAGCTGGCACAGCATATTTTGTCGGAAGCCGGTAATGACTTGAACCAGTTGGCGCGGATGAGTGTGTCAGATCTGATGAATAATTTCCGGGGAATTGGTCAGGCCAAAGCGGTTACTTTAATAGCCGCACTTGAGTTGGGACGACGGAGAAAGACCGTTGAAACGCCCCGAAAGAAGAAAATCACTTCGTCGAGGGTTGCCTATGAGCATTTCTATCCTCTGCTTTCCGACTTGAACCATGAGGAGACATGGGCATTGCTGACCGACCGGTCGAATAAGGTGTTGAGTTCTATTCAGGTGAGCCGTGGCGGCATCTCGGGAACGGTAGTAGATATACGGTTGGTGCTGAGGGAGGCGCTCAGCCGGTATGCATCCGGGATTATTCTTGGACACAATCATCCCTCAGGACAATGCCGGCCAAGCCCCCAGGATACGCATCTAACCAAAAAATTAAAAGAGGCTGCCCAGTGGATGGATATCTCTCTGCTCGACCATATTATCGTCTGTGGAGAAAACTATTTCAGTTTTGCGGATGAAGGAATTATCTGAAGCAACTAAACAATATGCCGGGCAATCGGTTTAATAAAAAAAATGAGATTATGAACGAAGAATTACAAGCTTTACAAGATAAAATAGTGGTGATGCTCCGTACGGTGTATGACCCCGAAATCCCTGTGAATATTTATGACCTGGGAATGATTTATGATGTGGATATCGATGAAGAGAATAATGTGGCCATTGAGATGACCTTTACCTCTCCCAGTTGTCCCGCAGCCGATTATATCCTGATGGATGTGCAGTTGAAGGTGGAATCGATCCCCGAAGTGAATAAAGTAGATCTGAATCTTACTTTCGATCCCCCATGGGACCGGTCGATGATGAGCGAAGAAGCATTGTTGGAACTGGGAATGATGTAGGACAGGTTAAAGGGATTGTTGAATAATTGACTGTGAGAGATAAAATCTATTTTCTTGCCGATGCCCATCTAGGATCCAAATCGCATGGCGACTCCATTGAGACGGAACGAAAACTATGCCGCTGGCTCGATAGCGTGAGGGATGATGCTGCTGTAATTTTTCTGATGGGAGATATCTTTGACTACTGGTATGAATACCGGTATGTGGTACCAAAGGGTTTTACACGTTTGCTGGGTAAGCTGGGCGAGATGACCGATTCGGGAATAGAAATCCATTTCTTTACAGGGAATCATGACCTATGGCTGACCGACTACCTCTCTAAAGAGTGTGGATTAATCCTTCATCTGGAACCCTATATCACCGAGTTGAAAGGGAAGAAGTTTTTTCTTGCCCATGGTGATGGGTTGGGTGACGACTCCCGTTCGTTTCATCTTCTCCGGAAACTATTTCACAGTAAATTCCTTCAGAAATGTTTTTCAGGCATTCATCCCAGATGGACCATCCCGTTGGCACACACCTGGTCGAACAGCAGCCGTGAGAGTGGGGGTGTAGTACCTTATCTGGGGGAAGACCGGGAGCATTTGGTCCGTTTTGCGAAAAATAAGTTGAAAGTGATTCCTGATATCAACTACTTTATATTTGGACACCGTCACGTTTTACTCAACCTTCCCATCGCTGAGCAGAGCCGCGTGATCATGCTGGGCGACTGGATCACTCTTTTTTCCTATGCGGAATTTGATGGTGAGGGTGTAGAGTTAAAACAATTCCTCTAAGTGGGGCCGCTATTGTTTCCACTTTCTGCTATATCCTTAGTCGCTGAAAGAAATCCCATATCACAATTCCTGCAGTCACTGATACGTTGAGGGAATGTTTGGTGCCGTATTGGGGGATCTCAATGCATCCGTCCGATGCATCAATTACCTCTTGTGCGACACCATGCACTTCATGACCGAAGATCACCGCATATTTTTTTTCTTTATCCAATTCAATATTCTCCAGCGAGATGCTGTTTTCAGCCTGCTCAATGGAGAAGACGATATATCCCTCTGCTTTCAATACTTCTACAGCCGAAAGAGGCTCCTCGAAGTAACGCCATTGTACCGAATCTTCAGCACCAAGAGCTGTTTTGTGAATTTCCGCGTCGGGTGGTGTGCCGGTGATGCCACAGAGTAAAATCTCTTTTATCCGGAAGGCGTCCCCGGTACGGAATACCGACCCTATGTTATGCCGGCTCCGTACATTGTCGAGCACGACAGCCAGTGGTATCTTCTCTGCTTCCCGAAATTCCTCGACGGAGATGCGGCTGAGTTCTTCTATCTTTAGTTTTCGTCGTTGCATAAAGAATAAAATTGTCTATTTTAGCACTGCACGAATCACAAACCAGACGTGATGGAAAAGGGTGGAGATATGTCCGTAATATTTTGCCATAATACGGTAACGTTCTTTCAAAGAAGCTTTGTGATTGGCCGTGGTCATCCCTTCGTTCAGGTAGTTGACCAGTGTGAGACGGGTATTGTGGATAGAGATGGCTTTTTTCATCATGCGGATACACCAGTCGAAATCGGAAGAGAAGCGGTAAGAGAGGTCATAAGGCTCCGTCAATTCCCGTTTCACAATAAAAGCCTGATGACAGACCAGCATTCCCTGTTTAAAACTCTTCCATGTGAGCCTGCCGGGTGCTTTCAGTCGGCGCATATGGAGAAAGCTGCCTTTATCATCCACAATGGCTGTCTCTCCATAGAGGATATCCGGTGGCTTGTTCCTGTCGAATGACTGCATCATTCTTTCCACTGTATCCGGTGCATAGAAGGTATCGCCCGCATTCAGGAAGCAAAGATAATCGCCCGAGGCCATCCCGATGGCTTTGTTCATGGCGTTGTACAGGCCCTGGTCGGGTTCACTGATCCATCTTAACCTCTTTTGTACAGTTGTCCGGTTTAGAATACTCCCCTCCTTTTGTATGTTCAAATCTCCCTCTGAATATTCCTGTATTATCCTTAATGTTCCGTCGACCGATGCTCCATCTACAATCAAATGCTCCAGATGGGGATATGTCTGTTCCTGCACGCTTTTCAGTGTGCGTTCAACCGTTTTCTCGGCGTTCCAGGTGACGGTGATGACGGATAGTTTCATTATTTTCGGGCGTATATAGCAATGTACGAAGATAATAATTTCCCTTTTACAGGGAATAGTTTGAGGGCATAGCTCAACATCTTAACCCATTTTCTCCTCTTTTGATTTTCCGGCTTTGGTTCGAGCCAGACCATTGGTTTTCCGAGATAATCTACAGAAACATCATAAAGATTGAATGACTGCATGATCTCTTTCAGGTAGGGTATTTTCATCGATTGCAGATTGTGGGAGTCCAGGTTTTCCCTGTCGAACCGTCGCTGGAGTTCTCCGTTCAGACCCAGGAAGTTGGGGATGATTATCAACAACTGCCCTTTTTCTGAAAGTAGATCAATATGTCGGGCAATTGCATCCCGTGTATCTTCGAAATGTTCGATAAAACCGGACGAAAAAACCACATCATATTTTTTTTCTGATGAAAATGCAAAGAAATCGTTGTCGATGCATTGGATGGTTCCTTCCGGCAAATCATTGATTTTCTCAAAATTGCGGACAATCTCTTTGTTGATGTGGTAATCGAGTATGGTTACGTTCCGGATGCCTCGACGGTAGAAATAGGCAGCATTTACCCCCGGAAAGCCGCCAATCTCGATAAAGTTTATTCCCCTTGTCAGCTTCGGCATGAACCTTTCGAACACCACTTTTTTTGGTATCTTGTCGTATTGGTAATTCTTCCAATAGTTGTCCCAGTATTCTTTATCGGTTATACTGTTATTCTCCTTCATACTCGTAAATTTCCTTGTATTGTTGTGCGACTTTCTCCTGTGAGTATTCCTCTGTCACTTTCCCCCGGGCGTTGATGGAGAGCGTTTCGAAATCGGCCTCAAACAATGTCCAGATCAGTCCGTTTGCCAAATCCCGTGCGTTTCTGTATTCAGCCACGTATCCGTTCTTCCGGTGATCGATCATTTCCGGAATTCCCCCGATATGAAAACCTACACAAGGCGTGCCGCAGGCCATTGCCTCCATAATGGTATTGGGCAAGTTCTCATAGAGGGAGGGAGTGACGAACAGGTCGACGGCATTATAGAGTTCCGGCATCTGTCGGGGAGAAATATATCCCATACTCCTTGCCGGCAGGGCAAGTTGTTTTTCTATCTCTTCCCCCCCGCCTCCTGCAATAAGAAAAAGCAGGTTTTCCGAATGGTGTGCCATCAATCCGGCTGCCTCCACCAGATAGTCCATCCCTTTGCGCTTGTCGGCTACCTTCACTGCCGCGAACAGGATAATCTTTTTATCAAGTGGCAAATTCAGTTTTTTACGTATTTCGCTTTTATCCATTGGACAGTAGGTGCCGGTATCGATAGGATTGGGGATAGAAGTGACCCTCTGTCCCCATGTAAGGGGGCTCTGCCCGGCCAACTCCCGTAACCAGTGGCTACATGCTGTAAAAGTGATATTGCCGGTTAAGTAGGCAGAATGCTTCCGTTTGAAAATAATATGTGAGAGGTCGTTTCGGGAGGGTGTCCTCAGATAAGGACAATGCCCGCACCCGAAAGTATAGGCGTCACAGGCGCCGGCATGGTGGCAGATGCCGGTAAACGGCCACATATCGTGCATTGTCCATACCACTTTTTTCCCGGAGGAAAGGATTTTTCCTATCTCTTTGATGGAGAGCATCCCCTGGTTTATCCAATGTAGATGGATAACGTCAGCCTCTTTGAATTCGGGAAGTTTTGTAATCGATACTCCCGTATTGGCGATTGAGACATCGAACAGGTTTTCTCTTGACAGGCGATTGTAAAGATAAATAACACCACGTTCCCAATAGAACCGGAACGTATTCCTCTTTTTGCTTCCCGCAGTAAATACTGCCGTGTCACTTCCCAGTTTGGCACGCACTACCATCGAGGCATCGCATCCTGCATGGCGCACTGCATGTAATAAACGGGTTGCGGCTATGGCCGCTCCTCCCTGTATATCGTATGTACTGATAAAAAGTACTTTCATTTCCGGATATTCAAACGTAAGATTACAAAAATAGTGAATTTATAATTATCCTCTTGGATATATTTACCGAGATAGCCAAAAAAGATCTACTCTATGGATAATATCCAATGATGTTTAGTAAAACCGATACTTCCCGTAACAAAAAGTTGCGTATTTTTGCAGGATGATTTGAGATCGTCTGAATGTAATTGGACTACCCTGTTTATTAATCTATATCGTAAATGGCTGATTCCGCACTGAAGAAAAAAACAACCCGTTCGCTTTTCTGGAGCTTTATTGATAAGTTCGGGCAGCAGATACTCAACTTTGTGAGTATGCTGGTGCTGATGAATATCGTGGTGCCGGATGCTTACGGATTGATCGGGTCGCTGGCTGTATTTACAGCGTTCTCCACTATTCTTGTCGACAGCGGTTTCGGTAGATCATTGTTGAACCGGAAAGAGGTTTCTCCGGCCGAATACAGCTCCATTTTTTATTTTAACGTAGTATTGGGTGTTTTTATATATCTGCTCCTTTTCTTTCTTAGCCCGTTGATTGCCGGCCTGTTCAATGCTCCGGCGCTGATTCCGGTTACGAGAGGCTTGTTCCTGGCTCTTATCTTCAATGCTTTCGGGTTGATACCTTTAGTGGTTCTGACTAAAAATGCCGATTTTAAAAGACTTACGAAAGCCAATATACTGGCTTTGTTTATAGCAGATGTGGTTGCCATTGTTCTGGCTCTTACCGGACATGGTGTTTGGGCATTGGTTGCCCAAATCGTTTTATATGCATTTTTCAGGACGATATTTATGTGGCTGTATTCACCATGGAGGCCGGTTGCGGAATTCAGTCTTGGCCGGTTAAGATCCTTTTTCGGATTCAGTTATAAATTACTGTTGTCGTCGATGATTTCCACCACGGTGAATAACATCTATCCAAGCCTTATTGCCGTGTTCTACCCGATGAACCAGGTGGCATTCTTCAATCAGGCAAAGAAATACCAGGAAATACCTTTTCTGACGCTTTCCAACACTTTCCGGTCGGTAGGCATGGTAATCTTGTCGGAGATCAACGATCAGACGGAGCGCTTGAAGAGGGTAGTGAGAAAGCTGATCAAATCGATTGCTTTTCTCTCATTCCCAATAGCTTTCTTAATGATACTGATTGCCGAGCCCGCTTTTTATATCTTGTTTAAGGAGAAGTGGTTGGCTTCAGTGCCTTATTTTCAGATATTGACATTGGCCGGAATGCTACTGCCTTTTACCATTATTTTTAACGAGTTATTCATCGCAAAAGAACGATCTGCTTTTTTTCTGGGGCTTGAAGTTGTAAAAGGAGTTCTATTGCTCCTGTTAATTCTTCTCTTTTTTTCGAAAGGTATTATGGGGTTGGCTATCAGTTGGGTTGTATATATGATTGTGACGTTAATTTTGTCGGTGGTTTTTTCGGGAAAAGTTATTCAATATTCACTTCTTGATTTTGTGAAGGATACATTTCCCTATTTCTTTATGGCTGTAATCAGTACGGGAGTTTCCTATTTTTCCACTCGTAATATTGGGAGCGATATTCTTTTTGTTGTTATAAATCCGGTGTTGATTGTGTTATTCTATATTGGGTTATGTAAGTTATTCAGATTGGAGATGACAGGAGAAATTGAACAATGGTTTGCGGCAAGAAAAAAGAAAAAAGTATCAAATGAATATTGAAAATCAAATAAATATAAAAACTCCGAGAGTTTAATCACAAACCACCGGACATAGAATTAATTTAAAATAATATTTGTTCAATGAAAAAATTGCTTGAAGAAATCGGGAAAAAACTAGGATATAAGTATTTTCGTTATGGGATTCCATATCAATTAGAATGTAAAAAACACAAAAATGAGATTGATTATTTGAAATCTGTTTTGGCAGATGATTTGTCGAGAGATGTATTGAATGCCGCCATTAAATGCAGAATGACGCGAAATTATAAATATCTCAAACCGTTTTACGATACCAATAATACCAAAGAATTGATGTTGAATTCTGGATATACTGTGTGTTTTGATCCGTCACAGTATTTTCCCAAAGATATTATCAATCTTTCAACAGAAGAGGTTTTTATAGATGGTGGTGGATTTGTTGGCGATACAGCTTTGAATTTTATCGGACAGACTGCCGGATATTTTAATAAAATACACATATTTGAACCTATTAAACGTAATTGTGAGCAAATCAGAAAAAACATAACAAATTTATCCGATAAAGTAATTTTGCATAATTTGGGGTTGTATTCTTCCTGTGAAGAAACTTTTTTTGAAGATTCAGGCAGTGGCTCCCGCATTGGTAAAGGTAAAGAGTTAGTAAAACTTGTGGCATTAGACAATTATTTTTCCGAACAGGAACGTAGTGAAATCACATATATTAAATTGGATGTTGAGGGTGCAGAAATGTCAGCTCTTGAAGGGATGCAAGATACAATTATAAAATACAATCCTAAATTAGCAATTTGCATATACCATAAACCGGCAGATTTATGGGAATTGCCACTGTATATCCATAAACTAAACCCCAAATACAATCTTTATATCAGGCAACACCACCCTGTTAATGAAACAGTTTTATATGCTGTATAGAGTAGAGTTTTTTTTAATGCCTGAGCCCCTAACTCTTCAAAAAAGATATTGTATTCTTTCCCGAAACAAGTTTTCTTCTATGGAAGGGCAATGCAGCCGGAAATTGGTGTAGGACGATGTGCAGGTTCTGTCAAATTTTTAAATGTCTTTTGATTCTTCGTCTTACTTTTGCCCAAAACGAATAGGTCTTGTTATGATATCTTTCTATTGATTTTCGTGCTGCCTTATTTTCTTCTATTACCGGAATATTGATGGTTAGTCTATCGGTATATAGCTGAGTAGTGTAAATGTCCTGAAGGCCACTATGTATGCCACTCCCGTCGAATCCGATATTTCTTACCAACGATCTTCCGGCATTGACCGAAAGCATATCTTTCAGAAACAAGGAAGCATTCCAGCGGATGGCCCATGAATTGTTTTTCCCATTTACTTGTCTTTGTAACATCCGGGTATAGGGGTATTTGCCATTGAAGTCAAACAATCTGGATAGATTGCGACTTTTTATTTCGTTTAATAGTGCTTCTCCGTCAGGGTTGAATTCTTTCCATGCCCTTTTCCAGGTAGCCCAGCCCCAACTTCCTGTCCACTTTATCAAAAAGGTTTCCGGCAATTCCGGAAGAGGGTAGCAATATCCATGTATATGTCC
This window of the Proteiniphilum saccharofermentans genome carries:
- a CDS encoding DUF2461 domain-containing protein, producing MDFCYTFDFLARLQINNDRNWFHEHKFEYDQIRADFENFINRLIVPLAQLDPDIGSVTANESVFRIYRDTRFSHDKTPYKTHLSAFIANGGKKTRFAGYYIHIQPDESFFAGGIYSPDPAALESIRNEIYHQPEEIRSILDNRKFKKTFPELSAEDRLKNPPKGYPKDFKEIELLKNKHFITHYPLENEFFQQEGVIHRLVELCKIQYPLNAFLNRAVKG
- a CDS encoding metal-sulfur cluster assembly factor; the protein is MNEELQALQDKIVVMLRTVYDPEIPVNIYDLGMIYDVDIDEENNVAIEMTFTSPSCPAADYILMDVQLKVESIPEVNKVDLNLTFDPPWDRSMMSEEALLELGMM
- the efp gene encoding elongation factor P, which gives rise to MATTADFRNGMCIDLEGQYYFIVEFLHVKPGKGAAFVRTKLRNVTTGRILEKTFNSGVKVDEVRIERRPFQYLYRDDMGYNFMNTETFEQIPIPEEQIEGVKFLKEGDVVEVQIHAESGTILTAEMPAHVVLEVTYTEPGIKGDTATNTLKPATVETGAEVRVPLFINTGEKIKVDTRDGSYVERIRG
- a CDS encoding DUF5020 family protein, whose amino-acid sequence is MVRNIVLSLVILCAAGTIQAQNLQLHFDPRHSLYGDKIGAPVNYLTATFEMFKPDQWGSTFMFVDFDFNFDKRNPGLAYAEIAREFKIGDFPLLPHIEYNGGLGLVRGSDGVGFSIPSSYLGGFGYPFQLGNFFMSTYVAYKLNAFQELSHDAQWTLTWNSTLAGGKLSLAGFLDIWSENKNRTGEGDEKGKKMVLLSEPQIWYNITPQFAIGSEVEVSYNFVIGANSFYAIPTIATKWNF
- a CDS encoding class I SAM-dependent methyltransferase — protein: MKENNSITDKEYWDNYWKNYQYDKIPKKVVFERFMPKLTRGINFIEIGGFPGVNAAYFYRRGIRNVTILDYHINKEIVRNFEKINDLPEGTIQCIDNDFFAFSSEKKYDVVFSSGFIEHFEDTRDAIARHIDLLSEKGQLLIIIPNFLGLNGELQRRFDRENLDSHNLQSMKIPYLKEIMQSFNLYDVSVDYLGKPMVWLEPKPENQKRRKWVKMLSYALKLFPVKGKLLSSYIAIYARK
- a CDS encoding UDP-2,3-diacylglucosamine diphosphatase — encoded protein: MTVRDKIYFLADAHLGSKSHGDSIETERKLCRWLDSVRDDAAVIFLMGDIFDYWYEYRYVVPKGFTRLLGKLGEMTDSGIEIHFFTGNHDLWLTDYLSKECGLILHLEPYITELKGKKFFLAHGDGLGDDSRSFHLLRKLFHSKFLQKCFSGIHPRWTIPLAHTWSNSSRESGGVVPYLGEDREHLVRFAKNKLKVIPDINYFIFGHRHVLLNLPIAEQSRVIMLGDWITLFSYAEFDGEGVELKQFL
- a CDS encoding NCS2 family permease, yielding MLEKLFKLKQNKTTVRTELVAGVITFLTMSYILVVNPNILGATGMDREALFTATAFATLLGTLFMAFIPNLPIAQAPGMGLNSFFAFSVVIGLGYSWQMALTAVFIQGIIFVLLTFFNIRELIVKSIPNTIKNAIPVGIGLFITLLGLQNAGLIVKDENTMVTLGAMSNPHVWVALLGLILTAVLFYKKVHGAFLIGIATATIFAITLGEVPMPEGSLIALPPDISPIFVQFEWTNIFTFDMLIVVFTFLFVNMFDTIGTLLGVTSKIGITDENGDFPQLKRALFADALGTTFGAILGTSTVTSYVESASGVAVGGRTGLTALSTAAMFALALFFAPLFLMVPASATAPALILVGLFMITSVVKINFEDMTEALPAFLTIVMMPFAFSIAQGIVFGMLSFVILKTLSGKLKHISITMWVIFVLFIVKMVLDAMDMV
- a CDS encoding YaaA family protein, which codes for MQIILSPAKLMDFSGKTGGIKPSKPLFPERTKELIAVCRRLSEREIATEMEINAKMAHEVYEYFQTFDLRSTPKQSAALAYNGIAYKGLNAHDFSAEDFDFAQRHLNIISGLYGIVRPLDAIKPYRLEMQRKIVPQGYKTLYDFWGDTVNDHLSKKLRKGDKTIINVASKEYAKVVRKNKLPKGTKIIDIQFLQQENDTLKQIVVHSKKARGLMSRFIIKNRLIDPEEVKGFDYEGYFFYPALSKEDTWVFVR
- a CDS encoding RNA methyltransferase, which produces MQRRKLKIEELSRISVEEFREAEKIPLAVVLDNVRSRHNIGSVFRTGDAFRIKEILLCGITGTPPDAEIHKTALGAEDSVQWRYFEEPLSAVEVLKAEGYIVFSIEQAENSISLENIELDKEKKYAVIFGHEVHGVAQEVIDASDGCIEIPQYGTKHSLNVSVTAGIVIWDFFQRLRI
- a CDS encoding glycosyltransferase family 2 protein, which encodes MKLSVITVTWNAEKTVERTLKSVQEQTYPHLEHLIVDGASVDGTLRIIQEYSEGDLNIQKEGSILNRTTVQKRLRWISEPDQGLYNAMNKAIGMASGDYLCFLNAGDTFYAPDTVERMMQSFDRNKPPDILYGETAIVDDKGSFLHMRRLKAPGRLTWKSFKQGMLVCHQAFIVKRELTEPYDLSYRFSSDFDWCIRMMKKAISIHNTRLTLVNYLNEGMTTANHKASLKERYRIMAKYYGHISTLFHHVWFVIRAVLK
- the radC gene encoding RadC family protein: MSKLSIKQWAEEDRPREKLLLKGVSVLSDSELLAILIGSGNDKQSAVELAQHILSEAGNDLNQLARMSVSDLMNNFRGIGQAKAVTLIAALELGRRRKTVETPRKKKITSSRVAYEHFYPLLSDLNHEETWALLTDRSNKVLSSIQVSRGGISGTVVDIRLVLREALSRYASGIILGHNHPSGQCRPSPQDTHLTKKLKEAAQWMDISLLDHIIVCGENYFSFADEGII